One Octopus sinensis linkage group LG21, ASM634580v1, whole genome shotgun sequence DNA segment encodes these proteins:
- the LOC118767399 gene encoding uncharacterized protein LOC118767399, with the protein MGDNNLSNVISINNKPRTEVDLYLDSLGLWRKPIPKDGSCFYRAVSEQLFNTQAFHDHLQKAVEEKLASSSSFSSGCNKDTCVDLSFSFEESEVCGSYTEIKLLSDVYKLNFFIYTGMDSIYSISKTDYTKQILLFFDGVHYDSVYSKSFPPEAALCQSVIYDILYRNVFEMPTEIEEAVNMLRKQNKCKRVRSNKNLACDKKNDVEFDCVGSRKECENKKPSPPLPYRVAKALDPDIFRNVEFDNWQEAKRAELLAKRLSEFQPGDKCQVLIDGTDRTYNAHVQEITDGEGHVEVYVEELGKKCQVAYDCLRHVPSNERYLLKTGRKCRKAVTMVVHMNGTSQLVSSNLTTSTKVKKSVGSRHAKIYTQKKLNTANRTKFSRSLHKYSNSSNPENDDYVAEKVNSDKSLNKFNENAICECHYCKQLEYDQSNTEMLVTSSLPPTLVSADDSSSSSMFVTGDQPPLTNVNNNPTSLSAPVSMTSRISINPHIWIPYLERANSLVNFNVGVSQDPCGRDLPFSDLATLRYFYNLGFEYHKAVSMLQNTNVTSTSTPQSVSSFRYNSSMTAPVHSTPVYYPAQHTYTHQLYAMYPQNFATATALSTGQSSQTPFIPCIAYMQNVQYSGNTLPSQ; encoded by the coding sequence atgggGGACAACAACTTGTCTAATGTTATAAGTATTAATAACAAGCCGAGAACCGAAGTGGATTTATATTTGGATAGCTTAGGATTATGGCGTAAACCTATCCCCAAAGATGGTTCCTGTTTCTACAGAGCTGTCTCAGAGCAGTTGTTCAATACGCAGGCATTCCATGACCACCTACAGAAAGCTGTCGAAGAAAAATTGGCTTCGAGTAGTTCGTTTTCAAGTGGCTGCAACAAAGATACCTGCGTTGATTTAAGTTTTAGCTTCGAAGAGAGCGAAGTTTGTGGAAGTTATACAGAAATTAAACTGTTGTCCGACGTATACAAACTAAATTTTTTCATCTATACTGGTATGGATAGTATATATTCCATCTCTAAAACTGATTATACCAagcaaattttattattttttgatggTGTTCACTATGATAGTGTCTACTCAAAGTCATTCCCACCTGAAGCAGCTCTCTGTCAGTCTGTGATTTATGATATTTTGTACCGCAACGTATTTGAAATGCCCACCGAAATTGAAGAGGCTGTGAATATGCTACGGAAACAAAATAAATGCAAGCGTGTTAGAAGCAACAAAAATTTGGCTTGTGACAAGAAAAACGATGTGGAATTCGACTGTGTTGGTTCAAGAAAAGAATGTGAGAATAAAAAACCTAGTCCTCCATTACCTTACAGAGTTGCCAAAGCACTGGATCCAGATATTTTTCGGAATGTTGAATTCGATAACTGGCAAGAAGCTAAAAGAGCTGAGTTATTGGCGAAAAGGCTTTCCGAATTTCAGCCGGGAGATAAATGCCAAGTTTTAATAGACGGAACTGACCGAACATATAATGCTCATGTTCAAGAAATAACTGATGGGGAGGGACATGTTGAAGTATATGTGGAAGAACTTGGTAAGAAATGCCAAGTTGCTTACGACTGTTTAAGACACGTACCTTCAAATGAACGATACCTATTGAAAACCGGTAGAAAGTGCCGAAAAGCAGTAACAATGGTTGTACATATGAATGGTACGAGTCAATTAGTCTCTAGTAATTTGACTACTTCCACTAAAGTCAAAAAATCTGTCGGAAGTCGCCATGCTAAAATCTACACCCAAAAGAAATTGAATACAGCTAATAGAACTAAATTTTCACGCAGTCTTCATAAATATTCTAATAGTTCAAACCCAGAAAACGACGACTATGTTGCAGAGAAAGTAAACAGCGATAAATCTTTaaataaattcaatgaaaatGCTATTTGTGAATGCCATTACTGCAAGCAGCTAGAATACGACCAATCAAATACTGAAATGTTGGTGACTTCGTCTCTACCGCCGACATTGGTAAGCGCTGACGACTCTTCGAGCAGTAGTATGTTTGTAACTGGTGATCAACCACCTCTTACTAATGTAAACAATAACCCGACTTCTCTATCAGCACCTGTAAGTATGACTTCACGAATTTCTATAAATCCTCACATTTGGATTCCTTACTTGGAGCGAGCGAACAGTTTGGTAAATTTCAATGTTGGAGTTTCTCAAGACCCGTGCGGAAGAGACTTACCTTTCTCGGATTTGGCTACTTTAAGATACTTCTACAACCTTGGTTTTGAGTACCACAAAGCTGTCAGCATGTTACAAAACACGAACGTAACCTCTACTTCTACGCCCCAGTCAGTATCCTCTTTTCGCTATAATTCGTCTATGACCGCTCCCGTCCACAGTACACCTGTATATTATCCGGCACAACACACCTACACCCACCAGCTATATGCTATGTATCCACAGAACTTCGCCACAGCTACTGCTC